The genomic stretch GTTAAATGAGTGTAAGATTAGATTATTTTAAATAGTTTTATTGCCTAGAGAGACAATAAGATAAACAATCATGATGTTCATGGTCCAAAAAAAACTATTAGTACTTTCCATAGTGTTAGGAACCCcgaaatacataaataaataagtCAATAAATTTCCTaactggttttttttttcttaacttTATGTTGACATTATTCATTTCACCAAATGAAAATTTTAATACATATTTTCACAAAGAACTGGTATAAAGTATAAACTAAACTTGGAAAGAAAATGTACAACTCTAATAATGATTCTTACAAATAGTTGCTGGTTTAAACCAAGTGTCTCCCTGAAAAATGTTCCTTGACTGGATCTAATTTACAGGTCGTCTTGAAACAATGCCTTGGAAACACTGGCACATGACTGACTACTGAACTCGTCGTCGAAGCTGTTATACTGCGAATCAAAGCTGTTCCGTCGTGAATTTGAACGCTTCTTTTCTGTCACTGGAGTTTCGCATACTGTGTCATTGATTTCCTCTACATGTTTCTTCCTTTTTGACGGCTTTGGAAGTGAATTTGACCTCGGTTTCACAGCCTTGGGCTGCTTTGGAGCCCAAACTCTCTGTAAATCAGGCACCCAGCTAGTAAAAGAAGAAAATCTCCGAGCTCTTTCTCTCCTCTCTTGAGCTTCAGTTAACCTGCGAGCAAGCTCTTGAGCCATTCCTTGTGTTCTACGACCATGTTCAAGCAGCTGATGGGACTCATCTTCTGCTGATACTGGTTcactaaataaaatattttctcCCACTTCATCTTTCTCTTGTTTTTCCTTCCAAGATTGATTGCTATCCTCGCTATTGAGTAAGCAATTGGGAGGTAAATCCTCATCAGCAAAGAGCAATAGGTCCATTTTTTTACAGATCTTATGAACTACATCTTCAAGAGTGGCACTGTACCTGAAAATTTGGGTATTCAAACATTACTTTATCACTAGCACTAGCAAGCATAACAGAAAGCTTTTTCAATGGTAAAATTGCTGTAGAGTTTCATGTTTTCTGCATAAGCTACAACAAAGAAGCAAGCCACTTTATCTAATGTCTCAGTAAAACAATTTTCTTTTCTTCACCTTACCTTTTTCCAactatttattttcattataataCAAAAACTGTGAAAATAGCACTTAATGCTAGAGGGATTGCAATGTACAACACATGCCTTAAAACAACAAACAAAAGCAACGTGATTTGGCTTCAGATTAGCTGACTTATCAATTAAGCACTAATTGTTGAAGAAAAACTTGATTGTTCTATCAGAATACCTGGCTTTTATGAACTTCTCCACATAACTATCTAGGCTCCAATCACCAAAGAAGCCTCCCTCCAAATGGCACTGAATGGTCTCTAGAAGCAAGCATATCTGTTTCACAAACTTCTGTTTCAAAGACTCTCCAATGCTCTCTCGAATCTCTGATTGTAGTATTTCCATCCGAAACAAAATTTGCAATTCATATCTTGTGCATATTAAGGAAAACGTAAAATAAAATGAGCTAGAGATAAATgcaattaaataacacataaaaaataaaggTAGTTAACTAAGCCATAGCACATGCAAAACAAGAGGGAGAAAAAAAAAGGATACTCTCTAATTATCTTTTCTGATGAAACTTCAGAGGACTGAATGGGTGGATCGTTACTTCTGCACTTTGAGATCAAGTCCTTGGGGTCCTTTAGTAAAAGCTTTAGCAATTCTTCAGTATGAAAACTACCAGCGGTATCTTGAGATGATATAACAGGTGATTGACCTTCGGAAGTGGTTTCTACCTCACATTTTTTCTTTAACCAATAAATAGATGAACACACAAGACGCTGGGCCAAAGCCCCCAAGTCTACTGCCTCAGATTCAATCCCTTGTTGGATTTTATTCAACAAACTACTGAGAAAACTTTCAGAAGCTTCAGGCTGAAATTCAGCTGCAGATTCATCCTGAATTCTGGAAGGTTCATTTAAAAAAGTTTCTCCAGCTGAAGCAGACAAAATTGGCTGTTCGCTTTCTTGATGCAACTCAGTCAATCTGTCATTGATGCCAATTTGAACCTCCTTAAGCGGATTGGACTTCTCCTCTATAACAGGTGAAGAACAGTTAGACCTCTTAATCTGCTTCATCCAGCATTTCAGAAATCTCAACTTTTTTGAGTTATTGCATCCCCTGGAAAAATAGGCCTCTTCCAATTCTAACCCAGAATTTTCAAATGCTGCAGCACAGAAGCTGCTCCATGTTTGGTCTTGGAGAAACTTCATACTTCTTTTGCTCCTCATCTTTTTCCCATTATTACCGGAATGCTTAATCTCATTTTTCGTTTTTGAACTTGATGGAGTCACATTGCCTCCATCAAACTGATCCACTATCATCTGCGGGCAGAACTCGTCATTTGTAATAAATAGAAGAGCAGAAGAAATTGTAAAAGGCTTAAGGACACCCATAAGGGAATGTCCACTGTCATTTGAAAGAGACACCAATGCCCAATAACCTTCCCTATAGAGAAAACTAGAGAGAATCTGCCAAATGGGTGCGGATTTTCTGGGCACAAAGTCACCCAATTCAGTTGCCATCATTTCCAGTACCTTGTCTGCAAAAAACTCACAACTTTCAAGCTTAGCTTTCCCAGGGTTCGTCGAAAATTCACGGACAAGTATAGGATCAGATAGATACCCCTTGAATTTCTTGAAATCGTTGAACCTATGCAAAGCCTTAACCTGGAGATTGTTCACTCCATCACTGAAATTTCTCCACAACTTTTCATTTAGTGCGCTACCTCCTTTCCTTTTATTCATAATTTCCAATATATGCAGAACGTCGTTATCGGATCTATTTCTAGGCAAAAGTTTAAAATTGACAAGCTCAAGATCACAACATTTGCATTCCAAGGGCTTCTGAGCTACATCTAATATCTCAAGACTCAATTGCACATGAAGCCTCTTCGAACAGTCATTACAACCAAAATTGTTGGGTAAAATTGCAATCTTAGGATAAATCAAACCAAAAGGAACAAGAGCTGAACCAAGAACAATGGAATCAGTAGAACAAAATCCCCATCCCAAATTCCTAATCCCATTCTCAAAAAACTTAAACCTCAATTCTGATTCGTCAATCCCAACCTCAACATCATCACCCATTCCATATCGAACATCAACCCAACTAAATTGAATATCCCTACTAACAAGGGCATCATTCACATTAGCAAAAGATCCAGAAAATCTCTCACAGAAAGTATTCACGTTTTCTAAGCATTCATCGTCAATTCCCACATTCAAGAACTCAGATAAATACTTCACTGAACTACAAAAAGGTGAAAACAGAACAACCAAATTAGACCTCACGCGAACTGAATCAC from Humulus lupulus chromosome 5, drHumLupu1.1, whole genome shotgun sequence encodes the following:
- the LOC133834620 gene encoding uncharacterized protein LOC133834620; this translates as MENDPNSKDPIIDYSQTQRIVLLIDLNPLTFLKDPTHFLNSILSSAKTLLTFPPLFSSLFAFKLFFSSLSPLLSSSRLHHFISNSKLSLSFDHPISTFLSISHTLNSLPPFHINGNPSLDSSPRASCVAASMRQLVHDYAWDPIIQEPVTGTLLNCDSVRVRSNLVVLFSPFCSSVKYLSEFLNVGIDDECLENVNTFCERFSGSFANVNDALVSRDIQFSWVDVRYGMGDDVEVGIDESELRFKFFENGIRNLGWGFCSTDSIVLGSALVPFGLIYPKIAILPNNFGCNDCSKRLHVQLSLEILDVAQKPLECKCCDLELVNFKLLPRNRSDNDVLHILEIMNKRKGGSALNEKLWRNFSDGVNNLQVKALHRFNDFKKFKGYLSDPILVREFSTNPGKAKLESCEFFADKVLEMMATELGDFVPRKSAPIWQILSSFLYREGYWALVSLSNDSGHSLMGVLKPFTISSALLFITNDEFCPQMIVDQFDGGNVTPSSSKTKNEIKHSGNNGKKMRSKRSMKFLQDQTWSSFCAAAFENSGLELEEAYFSRGCNNSKKLRFLKCWMKQIKRSNCSSPVIEEKSNPLKEVQIGINDRLTELHQESEQPILSASAGETFLNEPSRIQDESAAEFQPEASESFLSSLLNKIQQGIESEAVDLGALAQRLVCSSIYWLKKKCEVETTSEGQSPVISSQDTAGSFHTEELLKLLLKDPKDLISKCRSNDPPIQSSEVSSEKIIREYELQILFRMEILQSEIRESIGESLKQKFVKQICLLLETIQCHLEGGFFGDWSLDSYVEKFIKARYSATLEDVVHKICKKMDLLLFADEDLPPNCLLNSEDSNQSWKEKQEKDEVGENILFSEPVSAEDESHQLLEHGRRTQGMAQELARRLTEAQERRERARRFSSFTSWVPDLQRVWAPKQPKAVKPRSNSLPKPSKRKKHVEEINDTVCETPVTEKKRSNSRRNSFDSQYNSFDDEFSSQSCASVSKALFQDDL